A region from the Salidesulfovibrio onnuriiensis genome encodes:
- a CDS encoding ABC transporter ATP-binding protein: MLNVSNLSIEFSRYDHGLGRTTIRAVNGMDLDVQEGEIVAVAGSSGSGKSLLAHAVLGLLPQNAQVRGVMRFMGTPLTPRQQKKLRGREIALIPQSVGYLNPLATVGRQVYRAARLSGKCNRTAGQSLDSAFDRYRLQPQVKGHYPFQVSGGMARRVLTATATAGKARLIIADEPTTGLDPDVARESLTHLRELADEGKGVLLITHDLAAACAVADRVAVIYAGATVEITRADNFHREDALLHPYTRALWDSLPQRSFSPIAGYQPAGDETIQGCAFAPRCPLRTQECALARPELVSIHESRVRCFHARG; this comes from the coding sequence ATGCTCAACGTCAGCAATCTCAGTATCGAATTCAGCCGCTACGACCATGGCCTGGGCCGCACCACCATCCGGGCCGTGAACGGCATGGACCTGGACGTGCAGGAAGGCGAGATCGTGGCCGTGGCGGGTTCCAGCGGATCGGGCAAGAGCCTGCTGGCCCACGCCGTGCTCGGCCTGCTGCCCCAGAACGCCCAGGTGCGGGGCGTGATGCGCTTCATGGGCACGCCCCTGACCCCGCGCCAGCAAAAGAAGCTGCGCGGCAGGGAGATCGCACTCATTCCCCAGTCCGTGGGCTACCTCAACCCGCTGGCCACGGTGGGCAGGCAGGTCTACCGGGCCGCGCGCCTCTCCGGCAAGTGCAACCGCACGGCGGGCCAGAGCCTGGACAGCGCCTTCGACCGCTACCGCCTGCAGCCGCAGGTCAAGGGGCACTATCCCTTCCAGGTCTCGGGCGGCATGGCCCGGCGCGTGCTCACGGCAACGGCAACGGCGGGCAAGGCGCGCCTCATCATCGCGGACGAACCCACCACCGGCCTGGACCCGGACGTGGCCCGCGAATCGCTCACCCACCTGCGCGAGCTGGCCGACGAGGGCAAGGGCGTGCTGCTCATCACCCACGACCTGGCTGCGGCCTGCGCCGTGGCGGACCGGGTGGCCGTAATCTATGCGGGAGCCACCGTGGAGATCACCCGCGCGGACAACTTCCACCGCGAAGACGCGCTCCTGCATCCCTACACCCGCGCCCTGTGGGATTCCCTGCCCCAGCGCTCCTTCAGCCCCATAGCGGGCTACCAGCCCGCGGGCGACGAGACCATACAGGGCTGCGCCTTTGCGCCACGCTGCCCGCTCCGGACCCAGGAGTGCGCGCTGGCCCGGCCGGAACTGGTCTCCATCCACGAATCCAGAGTGAGGTGTTTCCATGCTCGAGGCTAA
- a CDS encoding acetate--CoA ligase family protein, which translates to MPHRQLNRERVQAVEAVLEKAHGAGRSMLFEHEVYVILELLGLNVPSHHLVASGDEVDAGKLSRFSSDRVVLKVVAGDVAHKQKIGGVRVAVKDADFIRYSVDRMLSDMKAAGHEAEGVLLVECIDYSQDLGNEILLGFRESDAFGPVISFSKGGSDAEHFAQSFSPPNLILAPIDRKWAEALLYSTQIQKKFAAQGHTDYTDKIIDAGLRFSRLSTAFSNFFEGDRFVIREFEVNPFVFDRYGRFIAIDGYAVFEKRNEAVRALGKVERAPLTPFFEPEGVAVIGVSTSNLSSPGSTITENLIKLGRTDVYAVNPKGGELPFASGAVPVHTSLADIGRPVDLAIVSVPAAHALPVVEQCAEAGVRAAILIPGGFSETGNDDVEASILAVARKTGMRLMGPNCLGIIFGGNQGRPGINTFFVPEEKFRVPERESRNVAILSQSGALGIIELHQLRHAISPKVIVSYGNQLDTDPADLIGHFSQDDDVDVIGCYIEGFKPAAGARFFHVAGQCPKPVIVYKAGRTEAGRKATESHTASIAGEYAVAKAAMKQAGLVVAETMMDHVELIKTFALLNDFEVRGNRLAVIANAGYEKTYAADNLGSLQVAEFDQATTDSLRKVIPPFVDVDPLLDLTPMADDNMYAQCIEIALASDSVDALVVSIVPHAMDLKTTDSEMESDPDNIAARIVQLAKKYRKPVAVSVCVTGGADADYNRFGQTLDQGGVPTFLNASRATQCLNEFIRYRMIRRTGDYAEWLK; encoded by the coding sequence ATGCCCCACAGACAGCTCAACAGGGAACGCGTACAGGCCGTGGAGGCCGTGCTGGAAAAGGCCCATGGCGCGGGACGCTCCATGCTGTTCGAACACGAGGTCTATGTCATTCTCGAACTGCTGGGCCTGAACGTGCCCTCGCACCATCTGGTGGCCTCGGGCGACGAGGTGGACGCGGGCAAGCTGTCCCGGTTTTCCAGCGACAGGGTGGTGCTCAAGGTGGTGGCCGGGGACGTGGCCCACAAGCAGAAGATCGGCGGCGTGCGCGTGGCCGTGAAGGACGCCGACTTTATCCGCTACAGCGTGGACCGGATGCTTTCCGATATGAAAGCCGCCGGGCACGAGGCCGAGGGCGTGCTGCTGGTGGAGTGCATCGACTATTCCCAGGACCTGGGCAACGAGATCCTGCTGGGGTTCCGCGAGAGCGACGCCTTCGGGCCGGTCATATCCTTTTCCAAGGGCGGCAGCGACGCCGAGCACTTTGCCCAGAGCTTTTCCCCGCCCAACCTGATCCTGGCCCCCATCGACCGCAAGTGGGCTGAGGCCCTGCTGTATTCCACGCAGATCCAGAAGAAGTTCGCGGCCCAGGGACATACCGACTACACGGACAAGATCATTGACGCGGGCCTGCGCTTCAGCCGCCTGTCCACGGCTTTTTCCAATTTCTTCGAGGGCGACCGGTTCGTGATCCGCGAGTTCGAGGTCAACCCCTTCGTGTTCGACCGTTACGGCCGGTTCATCGCCATCGACGGGTACGCCGTTTTCGAAAAACGCAACGAGGCCGTGCGTGCCCTGGGCAAGGTCGAACGCGCGCCCCTGACCCCGTTCTTCGAGCCCGAGGGCGTGGCCGTCATCGGCGTGAGCACCAGCAATCTTTCCAGCCCGGGTTCCACCATCACCGAGAACCTGATCAAGCTTGGCCGCACAGACGTCTACGCCGTGAATCCCAAGGGCGGGGAGTTGCCCTTTGCCTCGGGCGCCGTGCCCGTGCACACGTCCCTGGCGGACATCGGCAGGCCCGTGGACCTGGCCATCGTTTCCGTGCCCGCCGCCCATGCCCTGCCCGTGGTGGAGCAGTGCGCCGAGGCTGGGGTCAGGGCCGCCATCCTCATCCCGGGCGGGTTCAGCGAAACCGGCAACGACGACGTGGAGGCCTCCATCCTGGCCGTGGCCCGCAAAACGGGCATGCGGCTCATGGGGCCCAACTGCCTGGGGATTATCTTCGGCGGCAACCAGGGCCGCCCCGGCATCAACACCTTCTTTGTCCCGGAAGAGAAATTCCGCGTTCCCGAGCGCGAGAGCCGCAACGTGGCCATCCTGAGCCAGAGCGGGGCCCTGGGCATCATCGAGCTGCACCAGCTCCGCCACGCCATTTCGCCCAAGGTCATTGTCAGCTACGGCAACCAGCTGGATACGGACCCGGCCGACCTCATCGGGCATTTTTCGCAGGACGACGACGTGGACGTCATCGGCTGCTACATCGAGGGCTTCAAGCCCGCGGCGGGCGCGCGCTTTTTCCATGTGGCCGGGCAGTGCCCCAAGCCGGTCATCGTCTACAAGGCGGGCCGCACCGAGGCCGGGCGCAAGGCCACCGAATCCCACACCGCCAGCATCGCGGGCGAATACGCCGTGGCCAAGGCGGCCATGAAGCAGGCCGGGCTGGTGGTGGCCGAAACCATGATGGACCACGTGGAGCTGATCAAGACCTTTGCCCTGCTCAATGATTTCGAGGTGCGCGGCAACCGGCTGGCGGTTATCGCCAACGCGGGCTACGAAAAAACCTATGCCGCCGACAACCTCGGCTCCCTGCAGGTGGCCGAGTTCGACCAGGCCACCACGGACAGTCTGCGCAAGGTGATCCCGCCCTTCGTGGACGTGGACCCGCTCCTGGACCTGACGCCCATGGCCGACGACAACATGTACGCCCAGTGCATCGAGATCGCCCTGGCCTCGGATTCCGTGGACGCCCTGGTGGTCTCCATCGTGCCGCACGCCATGGATCTCAAGACCACGGACAGCGAAATGGAGTCCGATCCGGACAACATTGCCGCGCGCATCGTCCAGCTGGCCAAGAAGTACCGCAAGCCCGTGGCCGTTTCCGTCTGCGTCACGGGCGGGGCGGATGCGGACTACAACCGCTTCGGCCAGACCCTGGACCAGGGCGGGGTGCCCACCTTCCTCAATGCCAGCCGGGCCACCCAGTGCCTGAACGAATTTATACGATACAGGATGATTCGTCGTACCGGCGACTATGCGGAGTGGTTGAAGTAG
- a CDS encoding ABC transporter ATP-binding protein: MLEAKNIDFRYDSGPQVLRGLNMAIRPGEVVGLPGPSGQGKSTLGRILAGYLAPQSGEVALHGEPLPTARYCPVQMLFQHPELAMNPRWKIREILCEAYTPDRELLGALSVNPSWLDRFPHELSGGELQRIAVARAMGPGTEFIVADEMTAMLDPNTQALIWHGVLDMAARRNMGILAISHDRHLLQRICTRIDESFSSGHQAAA, translated from the coding sequence ATGCTCGAGGCTAAGAACATCGATTTCCGTTACGACTCCGGCCCCCAGGTGCTGCGCGGCCTGAACATGGCAATCCGCCCGGGCGAGGTGGTGGGGCTACCCGGCCCCAGCGGCCAGGGAAAATCCACCCTGGGGCGCATCCTGGCCGGGTATCTCGCACCGCAGTCTGGCGAGGTAGCCCTGCACGGCGAGCCCCTGCCCACGGCCCGCTACTGCCCGGTGCAGATGCTCTTCCAGCACCCGGAGCTGGCCATGAACCCGCGCTGGAAGATCCGCGAGATCCTGTGTGAGGCCTACACCCCGGACAGGGAGCTCCTCGGCGCCCTGAGCGTCAATCCGTCCTGGCTGGACCGCTTTCCGCACGAACTTTCCGGCGGCGAACTGCAGCGCATCGCCGTGGCCCGCGCCATGGGCCCGGGGACCGAATTCATCGTGGCCGACGAAATGACCGCCATGCTGGACCCCAACACCCAGGCCCTCATCTGGCACGGCGTCCTGGACATGGCCGCCAGGCGAAACATGGGCATCCTGGCCATCAGCCACGACCGGCACCTGCTGCAACGCATCTGCACCCGCATCGACGAAAGCTTCTCCAGCGGCCATCAGGCCGCAGCATAG
- a CDS encoding ABC transporter permease, with product MSTLAKATRRSAFRRPRFGFHNRRSRALWAVILCLLFFAGLILLAASLGESGLETNLGARRLAPSWAYPFGTDWLGRDMLTRTVQGLVRSLGIGLLAAGASSVIAVTLGIISATFGPRTDAAVTWLVDLVMAMPHLVLLILVSFMLGGGAGGVILAVAVSHWPRLARVVRAEVLQLKSADYVLLAARFGQSPLAIARKHMLPHLLPQFLVGTLLLFPHAILHAAGLTFLGFGLSPHQPSIGILLAEAMRHISTGYWWLAVIPGVALIFTVKAFDLLGNNLRTLLAPRTSQE from the coding sequence ATGAGCACCCTGGCCAAGGCGACACGCCGTTCCGCGTTTCGGAGGCCGAGATTCGGCTTCCACAACAGGCGATCCAGGGCTCTGTGGGCCGTGATCCTGTGCCTGCTCTTTTTCGCGGGGCTCATCCTGCTAGCCGCGAGCCTGGGCGAATCCGGCCTGGAGACGAATCTCGGCGCGCGCAGGCTGGCCCCAAGCTGGGCCTATCCCTTCGGCACGGACTGGCTGGGCCGCGACATGCTCACCCGCACCGTGCAGGGGCTGGTGCGCAGCCTGGGCATCGGGCTGCTGGCCGCCGGGGCAAGCTCGGTCATCGCCGTGACCCTGGGCATCATTTCCGCCACCTTCGGCCCGCGCACGGACGCGGCCGTCACCTGGCTGGTGGACCTGGTCATGGCCATGCCGCACCTGGTGCTGCTCATCCTCGTCTCCTTCATGCTCGGCGGCGGGGCCGGGGGCGTCATCCTCGCGGTGGCGGTTTCCCACTGGCCGCGCCTGGCCCGCGTGGTCCGGGCCGAGGTGCTGCAGCTCAAGAGCGCGGACTACGTGCTGCTCGCGGCGCGCTTCGGGCAATCCCCCCTGGCCATTGCCCGCAAGCACATGCTCCCCCACCTCCTGCCCCAGTTCCTGGTGGGAACGCTGCTGCTCTTCCCCCACGCCATCCTGCACGCGGCCGGACTGACCTTCCTGGGCTTCGGGCTCTCGCCCCACCAGCCGTCCATCGGCATCCTGCTGGCCGAGGCCATGCGCCACATCTCCACGGGCTACTGGTGGCTGGCGGTCATCCCCGGGGTGGCCCTCATCTTCACGGTCAAGGCCTTCGACCTGCTCGGCAACAACCTGCGCACCCTGCTCGCGCCCAGAACCAGCCAGGAATGA